The following coding sequences lie in one Blastocatellia bacterium genomic window:
- a CDS encoding TauD/TfdA family dioxygenase, whose product MENPSLVRLETFGPDQPLPLVMQPAVSGLDPIAWVRHNMAFVESKLLEAGAILFRGFDIEDADRLNQFITALGVAPMEYRERSSPRSDVGDRVYTSTDYPADQVIFPHNEHSYSRTFPLKLFFFCKSPASEGGETPLTDCRRIFRSLPPRIRERFIEKQWMYVRNFGDGFGLSWQTAFQTEDPEAVERYCRAADIQAEWKERGRLRTRQVRPAVITHPRTGEMAWFNHATFFHISTLPAPIQSDLLAEFREEDLPNNTYYGDGSRIEPEVMDELRAAYLQQAVSFAWARRDLVLLDNIATAHARNRYAGPRQIFFAMAEPFSRTDF is encoded by the coding sequence ATGGAGAATCCGTCACTCGTTCGTCTGGAAACCTTCGGGCCTGACCAGCCACTCCCTCTGGTGATGCAGCCGGCAGTCAGCGGGCTCGACCCCATCGCCTGGGTCAGGCATAACATGGCCTTCGTTGAGTCGAAGCTGTTGGAGGCAGGCGCTATTCTCTTTAGAGGCTTCGACATTGAAGATGCCGACCGGCTGAATCAGTTCATCACAGCATTGGGCGTCGCGCCCATGGAGTACCGTGAGCGATCATCGCCGCGCAGCGACGTCGGCGACCGGGTTTATACATCGACTGACTACCCGGCAGATCAAGTCATATTCCCGCATAACGAGCACTCGTACTCCCGGACTTTCCCGCTGAAGCTTTTCTTCTTTTGCAAGAGCCCGGCATCAGAAGGCGGCGAGACGCCGCTGACCGATTGTCGGCGGATCTTTCGTTCGCTTCCGCCGCGGATAAGGGAGCGCTTTATCGAAAAGCAGTGGATGTATGTTCGTAACTTCGGCGACGGGTTCGGCCTCTCGTGGCAGACGGCGTTTCAGACCGAAGACCCGGAGGCCGTGGAGCGATATTGCCGGGCCGCCGACATTCAAGCTGAGTGGAAGGAGCGGGGCCGGCTGCGGACGCGCCAGGTGCGGCCTGCCGTCATCACTCATCCACGGACGGGCGAAATGGCATGGTTCAACCATGCCACTTTCTTCCACATCTCAACTTTACCCGCGCCCATTCAATCCGACCTGCTCGCGGAATTCCGGGAAGAAGACCTGCCAAACAATACCTATTACGGTGACGGCTCTCGGATAGAGCCAGAGGTGATGGATGAGTTGCGCGCTGCCTACTTGCAACAGGCTGTAAGTTTTGCCTGGGCGCGGCGCGACCTGGTCCTGCTGGACAATATCGCCACCGCGCACGCACGCAACCGCTATGCTGGCCCACGCCAGATCTTCTTTGCTATGGCTGAGCCATTCAGCCGGACTGATTTCTAA